The following proteins are co-located in the Lichenicola cladoniae genome:
- a CDS encoding IS3 family transposase has protein sequence MSTNHVCFPIAIMARVPCVSKAGYHAWVLRLPSAHVVADKALLKRVRTVHTTSRQAYEAPRIHADLQVCGELHGRKWIARPIRQAGLVGASHRHCGATITRRHKDAGLAPDLVDCTFNASGPNQLWVAYITYVPTMTGFLYMAGFVNAMTPIW, from the coding sequence ATGAGCACGAACCACGTCTGTTTCCCCATTGCCATCATGGCGCGCGTTCCTTGCGTGTCCAAGGCGGGCTATCACGCCTGGGTTCTTCGCCTGCCATCGGCCCATGTCGTTGCCGATAAGGCTCTGCTGAAACGGGTCCGGACCGTCCACACAACCTCGCGTCAGGCGTATGAGGCCCCGCGCATCCATGCTGATCTGCAGGTGTGTGGCGAGCTGCATGGACGCAAGTGGATCGCACGGCCGATACGACAAGCCGGGTTGGTTGGCGCCAGCCATCGGCATTGCGGCGCTACGATCACGCGACGTCACAAGGACGCCGGGCTCGCGCCCGACCTGGTAGATTGCACCTTCAACGCGTCAGGGCCGAACCAGCTCTGGGTAGCTTATATCACCTATGTGCCGACGATGACCGGGTTCCTTTATATGGCCGGCTTCGTGAACGCGATGACGCCGATCTGGTGA
- a CDS encoding phospholipase D-like domain-containing protein: MTDGPILREDDTCWRREKAGRLAVIIDAENYFTHVQQAILQARHSILLIGWDFDARIKLNRNPGDAVSIDPLGRLLSHVVRHRPDLHVHVLRWDIGFLRLPFRGSTPFFLLNLLASRRLHFRIDSHHPADGCCHQKILVVDDAIAFCGGIDISDNRWDTRAHRDHDPRRVSSRGTPYRPWHDATTAMDGGAARALGELGRARWHVATGQHVTPPPPGIDLWPKDLVPQFCGVSVAIARTEPAFAGDPGVREVEALTLAAIAAARRTIYVENQYFAAHRIAAALQARLVEADGPEVVIVAPRRADGWLSEQVMGSARAILLKILQDADRNGRLRFYTPVTDEGHDIYVHAKVLIVDDRLLRIGSSNFNNRSMGLDTECDIAIEAAPDGDEAMRREILRTRDGLLAEHLGVAESVLQEALAAAGGSLVATLDRLVRPTGRSLRPFVSPPLGAVERTLAETHLLDPDHPESMDEAFTHTRRVLRPALPYALSAASLTLATILFFGRIRRRITSRR; this comes from the coding sequence ATGACCGACGGCCCGATCTTGCGCGAAGATGACACATGCTGGCGGCGCGAGAAGGCCGGCCGCCTGGCGGTGATCATCGATGCGGAGAATTACTTTACGCACGTCCAGCAGGCCATTCTTCAGGCCAGGCACTCCATCCTACTCATCGGTTGGGATTTCGACGCTCGAATAAAGCTCAACCGCAATCCTGGCGACGCGGTGTCGATCGACCCGCTGGGCAGGCTGCTGTCCCACGTGGTCCGCCACCGTCCCGATCTGCACGTCCACGTCCTGCGCTGGGACATCGGCTTCCTTCGGCTGCCGTTCCGGGGCAGCACCCCGTTCTTCCTGCTCAACCTGCTGGCCTCCCGGCGGCTGCACTTCCGGATAGACAGTCACCATCCGGCCGACGGCTGCTGCCACCAGAAGATCCTCGTCGTCGATGACGCGATCGCGTTTTGTGGAGGCATCGATATTTCCGACAACCGCTGGGACACCAGGGCGCACCGTGATCACGACCCGCGCCGGGTCAGCTCGCGGGGCACTCCGTACAGGCCCTGGCACGACGCCACCACGGCAATGGACGGCGGCGCGGCGCGAGCGCTCGGCGAGCTTGGACGGGCGCGCTGGCATGTGGCGACCGGCCAGCACGTGACGCCGCCGCCGCCGGGTATCGACCTGTGGCCCAAGGACCTCGTGCCGCAGTTCTGCGGCGTGTCGGTCGCCATCGCCCGAACCGAGCCCGCCTTCGCCGGAGACCCGGGGGTTCGGGAGGTGGAGGCGCTCACCCTTGCTGCCATCGCCGCGGCCCGCCGCACGATCTATGTCGAGAACCAGTATTTCGCCGCGCACCGAATTGCCGCAGCCCTGCAGGCGCGTCTCGTCGAGGCGGACGGCCCGGAGGTCGTCATCGTGGCGCCGCGCCGCGCGGACGGATGGCTGAGTGAACAGGTGATGGGCTCGGCCCGTGCCATCCTGTTAAAAATCTTGCAAGATGCCGATCGCAACGGCCGCCTGCGGTTCTATACGCCCGTCACCGACGAGGGCCACGACATCTATGTGCATGCAAAGGTGCTGATCGTGGACGACCGGCTGTTGCGGATTGGATCTTCCAACTTCAACAACCGGTCGATGGGCCTGGATACCGAGTGTGATATCGCTATTGAGGCGGCGCCCGACGGCGACGAGGCCATGCGGCGCGAAATCCTCCGGACCCGGGACGGGCTGCTTGCGGAGCACCTCGGCGTCGCCGAGTCCGTCCTGCAGGAGGCACTGGCCGCTGCGGGCGGTTCGCTGGTCGCGACGCTGGACCGCCTGGTGCGGCCGACCGGGCGCTCGCTGCGCCCGTTCGTGTCACCTCCCCTTGGGGCTGTCGAACGCACACTCGCCGAAACCCACCTGCTCGACCCTGACCACCCGGAATCAATGGACGAGGCCTTCACCCATACGCGGCGTGTGCTGCGTCCGGCGCTGCCCTACGCTCTCTCGGCCGCCTCGCTGACTTTGGCCACGATCCTGTTTTTCGGGCGGATCCGCAGACGGATCACATCGCGTCGTTGA
- a CDS encoding EAL domain-containing protein produces the protein MVNQDAEAIFIRQQDAFAKFGEMALRSDDLSEILHEACRLVGDALGTDLSKVMELQEDRKTLIMRAGVGWGPGVIGEATVKVETGSSEGYALQTGDPVISPNISSETRFKYAKFIQDAGVKAIANVIVPGRLSDRPYGILQIDSRRPRDFTNADVTFLRGYANLLGAAVDRVRVSFEEHVNAERLSIALESTTDSVILVDSNWNITYLNQHALDLLGIEKHKANSNFWSIFLDKPEGQASKSFHTALTEQKVLVFEDYFPRRRLWLEIRAYPTSGGLSIFFRDISFRRATEKELQIAQDHAVYLSRHDGLTGLPNRAALHDRLETLLTAARPEAGLAVLYLDLDGFKGINDRLGHQVGDDLLKEVAVRLTGCIRGGDIAARIGGDEFAILEKNLDSPDGASVLAKRLVQALGLPYALDGQQFTLSASVGITTAFDNSVDVIKLLKRADLAMYSAKLSGGGTYSFFGNQMTEKENDRQILKQDLRKAIDQQQFELYYQPILDLITEKVVCLEALLRWHHPKRGLISPGDFISIAEESGIILIIGEWVLLAACLEAVKWNDTISLAVNLSPVQFRDSNLVQNVKETLIRTGLAPNRLEFEITESALLLDSDANLFVLHALKEIGVRISMDDFGTGYSSLTYLRSFPFDKIKVDRSFVSDLPDGNGADAIVHAVAVLGRSFNLTTTAEGVETREQLECLRSEGYDQVQGYLFSKPVQSNQLHTMDAVVRF, from the coding sequence ATGGTAAATCAGGACGCCGAGGCAATCTTTATAAGACAACAGGATGCGTTCGCTAAGTTTGGAGAGATGGCACTCCGGTCCGATGATCTTTCCGAGATTTTGCATGAGGCGTGTCGTCTCGTCGGGGATGCATTAGGGACAGACTTATCCAAGGTAATGGAGCTGCAGGAAGACAGGAAGACTTTGATAATGCGAGCTGGAGTTGGCTGGGGTCCTGGAGTCATCGGCGAGGCGACTGTAAAAGTCGAGACCGGATCATCCGAGGGGTATGCTCTGCAAACAGGTGATCCTGTAATATCGCCTAACATTTCCTCTGAAACACGTTTCAAGTACGCCAAGTTTATACAGGACGCCGGGGTCAAGGCAATCGCCAACGTTATTGTCCCAGGTAGATTAAGTGATCGGCCTTACGGGATCCTTCAGATAGATAGTCGTAGGCCCAGAGATTTCACAAACGCGGACGTAACGTTTTTACGGGGATATGCGAATCTTTTAGGAGCGGCCGTAGACCGTGTGCGTGTCTCATTTGAGGAGCATGTTAACGCAGAGCGCTTGTCTATAGCTCTAGAGAGTACGACTGATAGTGTAATATTAGTCGACTCGAATTGGAACATAACCTATTTAAATCAACACGCGTTAGATTTACTTGGAATTGAAAAACACAAAGCAAACTCAAACTTCTGGAGTATCTTTCTAGATAAGCCCGAAGGCCAGGCAAGCAAAAGTTTCCATACTGCATTGACCGAACAAAAGGTCCTAGTTTTTGAAGATTACTTTCCAAGGCGCCGCCTTTGGTTGGAGATTCGAGCATATCCAACGTCGGGTGGCTTATCGATATTCTTTCGCGATATTAGCTTTCGACGAGCAACTGAAAAAGAATTGCAGATTGCTCAGGATCATGCGGTCTATCTCTCGCGTCATGACGGGTTAACTGGCCTTCCAAATCGCGCTGCACTTCATGATCGCCTCGAGACTTTACTGACTGCGGCCCGCCCCGAGGCCGGTCTTGCAGTCCTTTATCTTGATCTGGATGGTTTTAAAGGCATTAACGACAGGCTTGGGCATCAGGTCGGAGATGATCTGCTCAAGGAGGTAGCTGTTAGGCTTACCGGCTGCATTCGTGGTGGAGACATCGCCGCCCGAATTGGTGGTGACGAATTTGCGATCCTAGAAAAGAATTTAGATAGTCCTGATGGTGCATCGGTGCTGGCAAAACGCCTCGTTCAAGCCCTTGGTCTACCTTATGCTCTGGATGGTCAACAATTTACATTAAGTGCAAGTGTGGGAATTACCACTGCGTTCGACAATTCGGTGGACGTCATAAAGTTACTCAAGCGAGCCGATCTCGCGATGTATTCAGCAAAGCTTTCTGGTGGGGGGACGTACTCTTTTTTCGGAAATCAAATGACAGAAAAGGAGAATGATCGGCAAATTTTAAAGCAGGATCTTCGTAAGGCCATAGATCAACAACAGTTTGAGTTGTATTACCAACCAATACTCGATCTTATTACCGAGAAAGTTGTTTGCTTGGAAGCTCTGTTGCGTTGGCATCATCCAAAACGCGGATTAATTTCTCCGGGAGATTTTATATCAATTGCTGAAGAAAGCGGTATCATTTTAATCATAGGTGAATGGGTGTTGCTTGCAGCATGCCTTGAAGCTGTTAAGTGGAACGACACCATCAGCCTGGCCGTAAACCTGTCTCCCGTTCAATTTCGTGACTCTAATCTTGTTCAGAATGTCAAAGAGACTTTGATAAGAACAGGGCTCGCTCCAAATCGACTTGAATTTGAGATTACTGAGTCCGCCTTGCTGTTGGACAGTGATGCAAACCTGTTCGTATTGCATGCTTTAAAGGAAATTGGCGTACGAATTTCGATGGATGACTTCGGAACTGGCTATTCATCACTTACCTATTTGAGATCATTTCCCTTTGACAAAATTAAAGTAGATCGCAGCTTTGTCAGTGACTTACCGGATGGTAATGGTGCAGACGCGATTGTTCATGCAGTCGCGGTTCTTGGTAGGAGCTTCAACCTTACTACGACAGCAGAGGGTGTAGAAACTCGAGAACAACTTGAGTGTCTTCGGTCTGAGGGTTACGATCAAGTACAAGGATACCTCTTTAGTAAGCCTGTTCAGTCAAATCAACTGCACACCATGGATGCCGTTGTGAGATTCTGA
- a CDS encoding response regulator: MTKFGPRVLVADDEGLVLMVMAMALEDAGYEVLTACDGAEALALIEHPDQIRLVVTDINMPAFNGFDVAKRARERHPGLPIVFVTALPDQVYARVNGEPFHCLPKPFALQRLVTTVDEMLAEL, from the coding sequence ATGACCAAATTTGGGCCGCGGGTGCTCGTGGCTGACGACGAGGGACTTGTCCTCATGGTCATGGCAATGGCACTTGAAGACGCAGGCTATGAGGTGTTGACCGCCTGTGACGGCGCAGAGGCATTAGCCCTGATCGAACATCCTGACCAAATCAGACTGGTCGTGACCGATATCAACATGCCTGCGTTCAATGGGTTCGATGTCGCTAAGCGGGCCCGTGAACGCCATCCAGGCCTGCCCATAGTTTTCGTCACTGCACTTCCGGATCAAGTCTACGCCCGGGTGAACGGGGAGCCGTTCCATTGCCTTCCGAAGCCGTTCGCACTCCAAAGATTGGTGACGACAGTTGACGAGATGCTGGCTGAGCTCTGA
- a CDS encoding transposase has translation MMTNKTRRSFTDDFKGEAVSLLASSGRPLIQVAAGLGIQPSMLRNWRGPADGVARPSSGSTWGHCTKVNFAYARAESDQSGS, from the coding sequence ATGATGACAAACAAGACGCGCCGTTCGTTCACGGACGACTTCAAAGGGGAGGCGGTGTCGTTGCTGGCATCGAGCGGACGGCCGCTCATCCAGGTTGCGGCCGGCTTGGGCATCCAGCCATCGATGCTGCGGAACTGGCGGGGTCCAGCGGATGGTGTGGCGAGGCCATCGAGCGGATCCACTTGGGGTCACTGCACTAAAGTGAACTTCGCGTACGCTAGAGCAGAGTCTGATCAATCCGGCTCGTAG
- a CDS encoding DUF2254 family protein, whose protein sequence is MAGRINVDTVIELVSQEVSGSIRRLTGDVPQPPVPSAASWDGAEVARDQRQGYLQQLHGDGLANWAAENGTAIRLLVRPGDYVFPGSAIALMIPFVDGADAAIRDATALGPQRVSSADLEFAVRQLVEVAVRALSPGINDPHTAMSVLDRLGAALCELMGRHLNSGVFLRRDRPVLVVPAITYDGLCDGMFNLIRQNAAGSVAVLIRILEVLISVAGVETIAERLDTLQRHAKLVLDDATRCVANGADLGGLEQRYHAFMNMRRHGPAGPPAVGT, encoded by the coding sequence ATGGCCGGGCGGATCAACGTCGACACGGTGATCGAGCTGGTATCACAGGAGGTCAGCGGCAGCATCCGACGCCTGACCGGCGACGTACCGCAGCCGCCGGTGCCATCGGCCGCCAGCTGGGATGGCGCAGAAGTGGCACGTGACCAACGGCAGGGTTACCTGCAGCAGTTGCACGGCGACGGCCTTGCCAATTGGGCCGCAGAAAACGGTACCGCGATCAGGCTGCTGGTGCGACCGGGAGACTACGTGTTTCCCGGGTCCGCCATCGCTCTGATGATCCCATTCGTGGATGGCGCCGATGCCGCCATCCGCGATGCTACCGCCCTTGGGCCGCAACGCGTCAGTTCGGCTGACCTTGAGTTTGCGGTGCGGCAGTTGGTCGAAGTGGCGGTGCGCGCATTGTCGCCGGGCATCAACGATCCGCATACCGCGATGAGCGTGCTCGACCGACTTGGTGCTGCCCTGTGCGAACTCATGGGTCGGCATCTCAACAGCGGCGTCTTCCTGCGCCGCGATCGACCGGTGCTGGTGGTGCCTGCCATCACCTATGACGGGCTTTGCGACGGCATGTTCAACCTGATCCGGCAGAACGCCGCGGGCAGCGTCGCCGTGCTGATCCGGATCCTCGAGGTGCTGATCTCGGTGGCGGGCGTCGAGACGATCGCGGAACGGTTGGATACGCTTCAGCGACATGCGAAACTCGTGCTGGACGATGCGACACGATGCGTCGCCAACGGGGCCGATCTCGGCGGCCTCGAGCAACGTTACCATGCCTTCATGAACATGCGCCGGCACGGACCCGCCGGACCGCCCGCAGTCGGAACCTGA
- a CDS encoding DUF2254 family protein — protein sequence MIARFRKFFSDLGETFWVIPGLMVMWGILGAVGSVHLDRTGVVPKWLITSPWLYNGGATGARTLLGAVASSTIGVAGTVFSITIAALSLAAGQMGPRLLRNFTRDRGNQFTLGTFLGTFSFALMVLRSVRTQDEGEFVPHLSLTLSILFPSYRSARWFSSLDTWPGGSTSTR from the coding sequence TTGATCGCTCGCTTCCGTAAGTTCTTCAGCGACCTCGGTGAGACGTTCTGGGTTATCCCGGGCCTGATGGTCATGTGGGGCATTCTGGGCGCCGTCGGATCGGTCCATCTCGACCGAACCGGAGTAGTGCCAAAATGGCTGATCACCAGTCCTTGGCTTTACAACGGCGGCGCTACCGGCGCGCGTACCTTGCTGGGCGCTGTTGCCTCATCGACCATTGGGGTGGCGGGCACGGTCTTTTCCATCACCATCGCCGCCCTGTCCCTGGCCGCCGGCCAGATGGGACCGCGGCTGCTGCGCAACTTTACCCGTGACCGCGGCAACCAGTTCACGCTCGGCACCTTCCTCGGCACCTTTTCTTTCGCGCTGATGGTGCTCAGGAGTGTCCGTACACAAGATGAGGGCGAATTCGTACCGCACCTCTCGCTGACGCTCAGCATCCTGTTCCCTTCGTATCGGTCGGCACGCTGGTTTTCTTCGTTGGACACATGGCCGGGCGGATCAACGTCGACACGGTGA
- a CDS encoding catalase, with protein sequence MSNLKPQHAETSPADLIGSGGELHQVSGGSHPQMTTNQGVVIADDENSLRANPRGPTLLEDVSLLEKLQHFNHERIPERVVHARGAAAHGYFELTDSLAEFSKAKVLTEVGVRTPLFTRFSTVAGNAGSADTARDVRGFAVKLYTSEGNWDLVGNNIPVFFIQDAIKFPDLIHAAKQEPDRGFPQAQTAHDTFWDWASLTPESTHMLMWIMSDRTIPRSFRMMEGFGVHSFRLINHAGASTYVKFHWRPALGSQAVVWDEALKISGGDPDFHRRDLWDSIEQGAFPKWELGVQLFDEAFADSFDFDILDSTKLIPEELVPLRVIGHMVLDRNPDNYFSETEQVAFCTTHVIPGIDFTNDPLLQGRNQSYLDTQLSRLGGPNFAQLPINAPRCPMRNFQRDGHMQMGTPKGRVSYSPSSLSPTTERQDPVNGFVSFPAQESGDKMRVRSETFADHYSQARQFFFSQTEPEQNHIVSAFIFELSKVETEAVRTMMLSRLVNVDEMLAKRIAEGLGHDAPLVAAPTKFAARTDLATSPMLSMLAKFKPTLEGRKVGCLVADGTDAVQVTALEAAAKAVGANFAVIAPKVGGAKSSDGGKIRADFQLAGGPSVLFDTVVLALSKEGAAMLAREAAAVAFVHDAFAHLKVIGHTDGAKYLMEKAGVVPDAGVVRLAKPEAFLAAASKGRIWDREPSVRSVF encoded by the coding sequence ATGTCGAACCTCAAGCCACAACACGCCGAAACGTCACCAGCCGACCTGATCGGCTCGGGCGGTGAGCTGCACCAAGTTTCCGGTGGCAGCCACCCGCAGATGACAACCAACCAGGGCGTGGTTATCGCCGACGATGAAAACTCGCTGCGCGCTAACCCGCGCGGGCCGACGCTGCTGGAGGACGTCAGCCTGCTGGAGAAGCTGCAGCACTTCAACCATGAGCGCATTCCCGAGCGCGTCGTGCATGCCCGAGGCGCTGCCGCGCACGGCTACTTCGAGTTGACCGACTCACTGGCCGAGTTCAGCAAGGCTAAGGTGCTGACCGAGGTGGGCGTGCGCACGCCGCTGTTTACCCGGTTTTCGACCGTCGCCGGCAATGCCGGTTCCGCCGACACAGCGCGGGACGTGCGCGGATTCGCGGTCAAGCTGTATACCTCAGAGGGCAACTGGGACCTGGTCGGCAACAACATCCCGGTGTTCTTCATCCAGGACGCCATCAAGTTTCCCGACCTGATCCATGCCGCCAAGCAGGAGCCGGATCGCGGCTTCCCGCAGGCGCAGACCGCACACGACACGTTCTGGGACTGGGCCTCGCTGACGCCGGAAAGCACCCACATGCTGATGTGGATCATGTCGGACCGCACCATTCCGCGCTCGTTCAGAATGATGGAGGGCTTCGGTGTTCACAGCTTCAGGCTGATCAATCATGCCGGGGCGTCGACATATGTAAAGTTCCACTGGCGTCCGGCGCTGGGCAGCCAGGCGGTGGTGTGGGACGAGGCGCTTAAGATTAGCGGTGGCGATCCCGACTTCCATCGCCGCGACCTGTGGGACTCGATCGAGCAGGGCGCGTTCCCGAAATGGGAGCTGGGGGTTCAGTTGTTCGACGAGGCGTTTGCCGACAGTTTCGATTTTGACATCCTGGACAGCACCAAGCTGATCCCAGAGGAGTTAGTCCCACTACGCGTGATCGGCCACATGGTGCTGGACCGCAATCCTGATAACTACTTCTCCGAGACGGAGCAGGTCGCGTTCTGCACCACCCATGTCATTCCGGGCATCGACTTCACGAATGATCCGCTGCTGCAGGGGCGCAACCAGTCCTATCTGGATACCCAGCTGTCGCGCCTGGGCGGTCCGAACTTCGCCCAGCTACCGATCAATGCGCCGCGCTGCCCAATGCGCAACTTCCAGCGCGACGGCCACATGCAGATGGGCACGCCGAAGGGCCGCGTCTCCTATTCGCCGAGCTCGTTGAGCCCGACGACAGAACGGCAGGACCCGGTCAATGGGTTCGTCAGCTTCCCGGCGCAAGAGTCCGGCGACAAGATGCGGGTGCGGTCCGAGACATTCGCCGACCATTACAGCCAGGCGCGGCAGTTCTTCTTCAGCCAGACGGAGCCGGAGCAAAACCATATCGTATCCGCGTTCATCTTCGAGCTGAGCAAGGTCGAGACGGAGGCGGTTCGTACTATGATGCTGTCCCGCCTAGTCAATGTGGATGAGATGCTGGCCAAGCGCATTGCAGAGGGCCTAGGACACGATGCCCCGCTGGTGGCGGCACCGACAAAGTTTGCGGCGCGCACCGACCTGGCCACATCGCCGATGCTAAGCATGCTAGCGAAGTTCAAGCCCACTCTTGAAGGCCGCAAGGTCGGCTGTCTGGTGGCCGACGGTACCGATGCGGTGCAGGTGACGGCGCTCGAAGCGGCGGCCAAGGCCGTCGGCGCCAACTTCGCGGTGATCGCCCCAAAGGTTGGTGGCGCGAAGAGCAGCGACGGCGGCAAGATCCGGGCGGATTTCCAACTGGCCGGGGGACCGTCGGTGTTGTTCGACACTGTGGTCCTGGCGCTCTCGAAGGAGGGCGCGGCGATGCTGGCCAGGGAGGCGGCGGCCGTGGCGTTCGTGCACGATGCCTTCGCGCATCTCAAGGTGATCGGGCATACGGACGGCGCCAAGTATTTGATGGAGAAGGCAGGTGTGGTGCCGGATGCGGGCGTCGTCCGGCTCGCCAAGCCGGAGGCGTTTCTAGCTGCGGCAAGCAAGGGACGGATCTGGGATCGTGAGCCCAGCGTCCGCTCTGTATTCTAG
- a CDS encoding mechanosensitive ion channel family protein yields the protein MHFLGVDWVGVNPQNGRKLLLSIAFIAGVLVCSAIIRGFVGLVLRRTDHAGTQTRFWMRQAVSLFAAIVLILGLLSIWFSDPARLATAFGLMSAGLAFALQQVVTSIAGYFVILRGSTFTVGDRISMGGVRGDVMRLGFIQTTIMEMGQPPSVQGADPAVWVRSRQFTGRIVTVSNSRIFAEPVFNYTRDFPFIWEEMAIWITYKADRGRAEQILLDAAHRHAIDPKGIATKEKDDMQARFGVNPIDLDPRVFYRMTDNWIELSVRFIVDTHGVRGAKDAMSRDIIVALEQAGIGIASATYDIVGFPPIEIRQAASPESFPPQTVDQTQKNASLNRI from the coding sequence TTGCATTTCCTCGGTGTCGACTGGGTCGGCGTCAATCCTCAGAACGGCCGCAAGCTCCTGCTCTCGATCGCCTTCATCGCTGGCGTGCTCGTATGCAGCGCGATCATCCGGGGTTTCGTCGGTCTGGTGTTGCGACGCACCGACCATGCCGGCACGCAGACGCGGTTCTGGATGCGCCAGGCGGTCAGCCTGTTTGCTGCCATCGTGCTGATCCTGGGCCTGCTGTCGATCTGGTTCAGCGACCCGGCCCGCCTCGCCACCGCCTTTGGCCTGATGTCGGCCGGGCTTGCCTTTGCCCTGCAGCAGGTGGTGACCTCGATTGCCGGTTATTTTGTCATCCTGCGGGGCTCGACCTTTACCGTCGGTGACCGCATCTCGATGGGCGGAGTGCGCGGCGACGTGATGCGGCTCGGCTTCATCCAGACCACGATCATGGAAATGGGCCAGCCGCCGAGCGTCCAGGGCGCTGATCCGGCAGTCTGGGTCAGGAGCCGGCAGTTTACCGGACGCATCGTCACCGTCAGCAACTCAAGGATCTTTGCCGAGCCGGTGTTCAACTACACGCGCGACTTCCCCTTCATCTGGGAGGAGATGGCGATCTGGATCACCTACAAGGCGGATCGCGGCCGCGCCGAGCAGATCCTGCTGGACGCGGCGCACCGCCATGCGATCGATCCGAAGGGCATCGCAACCAAGGAAAAAGACGATATGCAGGCGCGGTTTGGCGTCAACCCGATCGATCTAGATCCGCGGGTGTTCTATCGCATGACTGACAATTGGATCGAGCTATCCGTCCGCTTCATCGTCGACACGCACGGTGTACGCGGCGCCAAGGACGCGATGAGCCGCGACATCATCGTAGCCCTGGAGCAGGCCGGGATCGGTATCGCATCGGCGACCTACGACATCGTCGGCTTCCCGCCGATCGAGATCCGTCAGGCCGCCTCTCCAGAGTCTTTTCCTCCGCAGACCGTGGATCAGACACAGAAGAACGCCAGTCTAAACAGAATATAA